CAGCTCTCCCCGAAGGACCGCGCCGTCGTCATCGGCGCGGGGCCGGGCGGGCTCACCGCGGCGTACCTCCTGGCGCGGGAGGGCGTTCCGGTCACCGTGCTGGAGGCCGACGACGTGGTGGGGGGGCTCTCCCGCACGGTGGAGTACCACGGCTACCGGTTCGACATCGGCGGACACCGGTTCTTCACCAAGTACGAGCCGGTGGAGAGCCTCTGGCAGGAGGTCCTGGGCCCCGAGTTCATCTCGGTCCCGCGGCTCTCGCGCATCTTCTACGACGGCAAGTACTTCGACTACCCGCTCAAGGCCCGCAACGCGCTCGCCGGGCTGGGCGTCTGGAACAGCATGCGTGTGGTCGCGAGCTACGCCCGCAGCCGGGCGTTCCCGGAGCGGGAGGAGCGGAACCTGGAGCAGTGGGTGTCGAACCGGTTCGGGAAGCGGCTCTACGAGACCTTCTTCAAGACGTACACGGAGAAGGTGTGGGGCATCCCCTGCACCGAGATCTCGGCGGAGTGGGCGGCCCAGCGGATCCAGAACCTGTCGCTCTGGAGCGCCCTGCGCTCCGCGGCGGGGCTGAACCGGCGGTCCAGGGACATCCGGACGCTGATCGACGAGTTCCAGTACCCGCGGCTGGGACCCGGGCAGATGTGGGAGGCGTTCCGCGACCGGGTGGTGGAGATGGGCGGTGAGGTGCTGACGCGACACAAGGTGCGCGCGCTCCACACGGAGGACGGGCGGGTGGTGGCGGTCGAGGCGGAAACGCCCGAGGGGACGCGGCGGGTGGAGGGGGAGCACTTCGTCTCCACCATGCCCATCCGCTCGCTCGTGCGCGCCCTGAGCCCCGCTCCGCCCCCGGAGGTGGCGAGCTCGGGCGAGGGGCTGAGCTACCGCGACTTCCTGGTGGTCGCGCTGATCCTGGACGAGCCGGACTCCTTCCCGGACAACTGGATCTACGTGCACTCGCCGGACGTCCGGGTGGGGCGCATCCAGAACTTCCGCAACTGGAGCCCGGCCATGGTGCCCGACCAGGGGCGCACCTGCCTGGGGATGGAGTACTTCTGCTTCGAGGGGGACGGCCTCTGGACCTCGTCCGACGAGGAGCTGATCGCGCTCGCGACGCGGGAGCTCGCCTCGCTGGGGCTGGGCGACCCGGCGCACGTGCGCGACGCCACGGTGGTCCGGGTGCCCAAGGCGTACCCCGTGTACGACGGGGCGTACCGGGCGCACCTGGACGCGGTGCGTGCACAC
This genomic interval from Longimicrobiaceae bacterium contains the following:
- a CDS encoding NAD(P)/FAD-dependent oxidoreductase — encoded protein: MTASATQLPRRVDQLSPKDRAVVIGAGPGGLTAAYLLAREGVPVTVLEADDVVGGLSRTVEYHGYRFDIGGHRFFTKYEPVESLWQEVLGPEFISVPRLSRIFYDGKYFDYPLKARNALAGLGVWNSMRVVASYARSRAFPEREERNLEQWVSNRFGKRLYETFFKTYTEKVWGIPCTEISAEWAAQRIQNLSLWSALRSAAGLNRRSRDIRTLIDEFQYPRLGPGQMWEAFRDRVVEMGGEVLTRHKVRALHTEDGRVVAVEAETPEGTRRVEGEHFVSTMPIRSLVRALSPAPPPEVASSGEGLSYRDFLVVALILDEPDSFPDNWIYVHSPDVRVGRIQNFRNWSPAMVPDQGRTCLGMEYFCFEGDGLWTSSDEELIALATRELASLGLGDPAHVRDATVVRVPKAYPVYDGAYRAHLDAVRAHLDPIPNLHLIGRNGMHKYNNQDHSMLTAMMTVWNMQGASHDVWAVNTDFDYHEEIHPPAEPARARRRPSPALAEAG